Within [Chlorobium] sp. 445, the genomic segment TTGCTTGAGAATTTTCTTATCCCTGAAAAGTTCTTCGACATGGAAGAACTTCTGAAAATGGGATATGCTTCGGTGCAAAGCGAAGCGCAAGCTATTGCATGCATGCTCTTAGGTGCTAAGCCGGGTGATCAAATTTTGGATATGTGTGCAGCTCCGGGTGGCAAGTCAACTTTCCTTGCTGAACAGATGCGCAACACGGGCAAAATTCTCGCCCTCGATCTCTATGGCAATAAACTGCAAGACATCTCTCGGCTGGCTACGACACTTGGCATTTCTATCATTGAAACTGCCAAACAGGATGCGCGTCTATTCCAAACCGAAGAAAAATTCGATCGCGTCTTACTCGATGCGCCATGTTCAGGGACAGGCGTGCTCTCACGTCGTGCAGAACTTCGTTGGCGACTTTCTCCAAATGATATCACTACACTGGCAAAAACACAGCGCGAGCTGCTCAATAATGCGACGCGTCTTGTGAAAGATGAAGGCATTATTGTCTACTCGACTTGCTCGATTGAGCCAGAGGAAAATCAGCAACTTGTCAATGCCTTTCTCTATGACCGTCCCGATTGGATGATTCAAGACGCCAGAGAAGTGTTACCAACAGCACTGCATCACTTGGTTAATCCACAAGGTGCAGTGGAAATTCTTCCGCATATCCATCATCTAGATGGTGCGTATGCCGTGCGCTTTATACGCCGATAATCTTGTCAGACACTGCACTTTAGACAGCGAACGCTACAAACGGTTTTCTGTATACTCCATGTCGTTGTGTAAGGCGATGTATGCACGGTTTCATCGCTGTTACTGGTATTCCTCTTATCACACTGCAGTTTTCTCAACCGTAAGGTTTTGCGTAAATTTTTAGCCTAAATTGCATTTTTCTAAAAACCAACTTGGTAACTAAACTGCAACGACGCTTGTCCCGACTAGCCACATTTTTTGTTGCTATTCTGCTTGTTTTTGCAACATTTTTCCCACGCTCGCTTCAGGCAGGCGGCGAGACCTTTCCTGCTGGGCACTGGGCATACGATATTATTGATCAGCTTATTGTGCGTGGCTATCTGACACGGCTTTACGACGTGGCACGTCCGTATGAACGCGTCGATGTAGCACGCGCAATTTTAGAGACTGATAAATTCACTATTGAAGACCGTGTAACGCTTTGGCTCTTCAACAAATTAGAGCAAGAACTGGACGATGAATTAGGCTGGCTGCGTGACGAGGTCTTTCCAAAAGCTGCGGTTCGCATCGCTGCACGTCCTGAATTGATTGTAGAGCGACGCGAAGGTCCCCGCCCTGACTTGCAACTGCCGCCCGA encodes:
- a CDS encoding 16S rRNA (cytosine(967)-C(5))-methyltransferase (catalyzes the methylation of cytosine at position 967 (m5C967) of 16S rRNA; SAM-dependent methyltransferase); this encodes MTAREIAVKVLKDVETGKAKSDTIINNYFNQSSLERLDKAFAMEMVYGTLRERAKIDHIIQQFYNHDYQKMDVDIRNILRIGVYQLFYLTKVPKWAAVNESVELAKKLKNQFLGNLVNGVLRNISNNIETINFKVKGGTFADQIALQYSHPKWLLARWLTRFSLQEAQDLMSANNTPPTISFRINPLKTTLAEVEQMLSEKQVHYKKSLLENFLIPEKFFDMEELLKMGYASVQSEAQAIACMLLGAKPGDQILDMCAAPGGKSTFLAEQMRNTGKILALDLYGNKLQDISRLATTLGISIIETAKQDARLFQTEEKFDRVLLDAPCSGTGVLSRRAELRWRLSPNDITTLAKTQRELLNNATRLVKDEGIIVYSTCSIEPEENQQLVNAFLYDRPDWMIQDAREVLPTALHHLVNPQGAVEILPHIHHLDGAYAVRFIRR